From the genome of Deltaproteobacteria bacterium:
CTTCCAACGATTCAGCCGCTCCGCCAAAGGCGGTGCGGCACGCTTACAAAGTTTGAAGGGAGCCTGAGGGAAACTTTTCAAAGTTTCCCTCGGTACGGATATAAGAAACTACCCCGGCCAGACCATCAGCGGCCGGACCTCCGTGACGTCAAAAGCCACCGCGGCCACGATCATGGCCGCTGCCTGGGCCCCTGCGTGCTGTGCGATGGCCGCTTTGATGTTGTCGTACAACGCGCCTTTCTTCTGAATTTCCCGAACCTTGAGGTAGAGGCGACAACCGGGGGTCTTGAATCCCACCGGGCTTTCCGCCACGCAGAACAGCACAGCCAAAGGGTTGCCTTCGAGGTTCGCCAGGCTTCGGTTCTTGCCCAGGCCGAGCACGACCGTGCCGTCTTCCATCAATCGCAGGCTCCCAAAATACGCCACGTTCGGCTGACCCTGTTTATCCGCGGTTCCGAGAACTCCTACCCGACCGGGTTTGTTCACGGTTTCAAAAATCTCTTTGCTGATGTCCACCATTGTTGGCCTCCTGAATTTGGATCTTAGGTTCTCCGCAAAACCGCAGGCCTATGAAAGCACGGCCCGCTGCTGTGATCATGTCTTTTCTAATTTAGAATAGGCCTCACGATCCGTCCGTAGCGACGACTACAAAAACAGAAAAGGCGCAAACTACGGGATCATCTTCGGACGCGATGTACATAAGGATTCCCGCCCCGTCCACATCTGCGTGGATGCTCGACGGCATGACTCCTTATTAGAATAGCTCCTTTTATGGAGGGTGTCCATCGCTTACGGCCGGACCGGTTGGTTCCGAATAGGAAAGAGAAGTCCGTTTGGCGACTTCCCCTTGACCCGATTGGATTTTCATATATGATGTCTGACGAATTGTTAGTGAAGCAGGCGGAAGGATCAAGGATGCACGAAAGCGCGAACAAACCAACGGCAGAGGAACGGTCGGCTGCTGAAGAAGCGGCCCTGTTGGAAGATGTAGCCGCACTGCTGGCCACGTACGATACACGGCGGGGCAACCTTCTGCCCATCCTCCAGGCGATTCAGCACAGGCATTCGTACCTCTCCTCCGGCGCCATGAAGAAGGTGGCGGAACACCTGAGCATTTCCTACGTGGAAGTATTTGGAGTGGCCTCGTTTTACAACCAGTTCCGTTTTCACCCTCCGGGAAAACATCAGATCAAAGTCTGCCTTGGAACGGCCTGCCACGTCCGGGCCGGAGACATCATTCTCGAGAATTTCGAACGGAAACTCGGAATCAAGGAGGGTGAAACCACGGCGGACCGCGAATTCAGCATAGAACGGGTGGCCTGCGTGGGATGTTGCGCCTTGGCTCCCGTGGCGCTGGTAAACGAATACGTGCATGGAAAGATGCAACCCAGCAAGGTCGAGGGACTGATCTTGCAGATCGATATCGAAAAGGAACGGAAAGAGAGGGAAAAAAGATCCAGTGAGCCCGAGTAACGGTGCAATAGTGAAAGAGCGTTTTGCACGCCTTGTGGAAGAGGCGTCCGCACGCTCGGGAGGCGCACTCGAGGACGGTGTGCCCTATATCTACATCGGCATGGCCACTTGCGGGCTGGCGGCCGGCGCCGCGGAGACCAAGAAAGCGTTCGAGGAGGCGTTGGCGGATCGGGGCATCGAGGCGCGCATTGTACCGGTGGGCTGCCTTGGACACTGCTACGCCGAGCCGCTCGTGGTCGTACATACTCCCGAGTATCCGCCTCTATGCTATTATAACGTTTCGGCGGGCCGGGCGCGGGTGCTGGTGAAAGCGTTCCTGGAAGAGGGAGACCCGCTCCAGGAATTTTTGTACGGCGCAAAGGAAATAAACGATCTGTTTCCCACGGTCGACGATTTTCCGAGGTTCAGTCTCGAGAAGAAAGTGGTCATGGAGAAATGCGGGCAAATCGACCCCAACGACATCTATCAATACATCCGAACGGGCGGGTATGCGGCCCTGGCCAAAGCGCTGGCTTCAGATCCTGAAGCCGTCATCGGGCAGGTGACCGAAGCCGGACTGCGGGGCCGGGGAGGAGCCGGCTTTCCCACGGGAAAGAAATGGCAACTGGCCCGGAAATCTCCGGAAAAGGAACGATACGTTATCTGCAACGCGGACGAAGGCGATCCCGGCGCGTACATGGACCGGACCATCCTGGAAAGCAATCCCCACCAATTGATCGAAGGCCTTATCATTTGCGCCTATGCCGTGGGCGCGCAGGAGGCCATTATCTACATCAGGGCCGAGTATCCCCTCGCCGTCAAAGTCGTTCGAAACGCCATTCGCCAGGCACGGGAAGCCGGACTGGCGGGCAAAGACATCCTCGGCTCGAAGTATGATGTCGAGGTGTCCGTATTCGAAGGGTCCGGAGCCTTCGTCTGTGGAGAAGAAACCGCTCTTATCCAGTCCATACAAGGGCTAAGAGGCATGCCTCAGGTGAGACCCCCTTACCCCGTTGAAAAAGGGCTTTGGGGTAAACCCACGGAAGTGAATAACGTCAAGACCTTGTCCACCGTGCCGCTGATCATCAACCGGGGTAGTGAATGGTTTAAGGGGATCGGCACATCGAGCAGCACCGGAACCGCTGTTTTTTCCGTGGTAGGAGACGTGGTGCACCCGGGTCTCGTTGAAATCCCCATGGGGACCACGCTGAGGTCCCTCATATTCGATGTGTGCGGAGGGATCCCGGACAAGAAAGCATTTAAGGCCGTTCAGATCGGGGGGCCTTCCGGCGGGTGCCTCCCGTCCCATTTCCTGGACACGCCGGTGGATTTCGACTCCCTCACCCTGGCCGGCGCCATGATGGGCTCGGGTGGAATGGTGGTCATGAACGAAGATAGCTGCATGGTGGACGTGGCGAGATATTTTATCGATTTTACGCAGAAAGAATCCTGCGGCAAATGCACCTTCTGCCGAATCGGCACGCTCCATTTGCTTAACATACTGGATCGCATCACCAAGGGGGAAGGGATCGAGGAGGATCTGGACACGCTGAACATCCTCAGCGAGGAAATCAAGGAAGGATCGCTTTGCGGCCTCGGGAAAACGGCGCCCAACCCGGTACTTACTTCGTTGCGTTATTTCCGGGAGGAATATGAAGCACATGTGCGGGAAAAACGGTGCCCCGCAAAAGTATGCCGCGCGCTCACGGCTTTCTACATCGATCTGGATAGGTGCGCCAGGGGATGCGATGCCTGTGTGGGCTGCTGCCCCGTGGAGGCCATCTTCACGACCCCTGATCGAAAGAAAGGGGTCGACCAGGAAAAATGTGTGAAATGCGGCGAGTGCATGGTGGCGTGTCCTCCGGAATACGACGCGGTGCGCAAAGTCTCCCCTCCGGAACTGGCCCCGATTGTGGAGCGTGCGCGCGAACGAGCGCCTGACGGGAACCGGTAATCGTTTACGGACGAGCGCTTATGGTCAAACTCGTTATTGATGGAAGAGAAATCGAGGCTCAGGAAGGCTCGAATCTGCTCCGGACTTGCCTGGAAAACGACATCTACATACCCAATCTCTGCTGGCTCGGCGAGATGGAAAAACCATCCGCCTCCTGCAGGTTGTGCTTCGTGGAAGTCGAGGGGATCCCCCAGCCGACCACTTCGTGCTCGATGAAGGTCTGGGACGGAATGAAGGTGCGCACGGACACCGAATGGGTTCGACGGCTTCAGCGGTCTGCGTTCAGACTTCTGCTATCCGCTCACCGCATCGAGTGCCGGACGTGCCCGAGCAACAAGAAATGCGATCTTCAAAAGATAGCCCGGTTCCTGAAGACGCCGTTGAAGCCAAAACGGCTCGAATCGCTTGCACGAAAGGACCAGGAGACGGAAAAGCATCCCTTTTTGGAGTATGTCCCGGATCGTTGCGTGCTTTGCGGCAAGTGCGTATTCGTGTGCCTGAGCCGTCACGAGGTTCCGATGATGGCCTTCGCAAATCGGGGCTTCAGCACAATGATTCGATTTTCCCACGATCCTGTTTCCGGATCTCCGCCGTGCGATCAGTGTCTTGCGTGCGTCGAGATCTGCCCGGTCAGCGCCATTCTCGTCAAGGAAACCTTCATGATTGCCGCCTCTCCGACGTAACGGCAAACGCTCCAAATCCGGAAGATACGAGATTCTTCCCGTACGTTTCATCTCACGATGAACGAATTCATGAAGAAATCGGGCTTACTTTCGATTGTCTGTAACACATTGATCGTGATATACCTTGTATAATCCCTTTAAAGAGGAAGCACCTTTGACATTGGTTCGCGACTGCCCTTGCTCGGGCCAGAGTATGACCCTGTTCACCGCACCCTGGATCCTGCTGACCCTTTACGGGGAAGATGGGCGCCACGGCTACGAGTTGGCGAAAATTGTAAAAGGCCACATGGAGAAAATGGGTGTTTCCTTAAATACCACGGGCTTATACCGCCACCTGAGAAGTTTGGAAAAAAGGGGCATGCTGAGATCGGCCTGGGAGACTCCGGACAAGGGCCAAGCCAAACGAAGATACTTTATCACGGAAGACGGGAAATACTGTCTGTGGACATGGATTGGAACACTGCGGACTCAGTTTGACCTGATGGTCCGTTTTTTCGAAGAGGCCCAGAACCTGTTTCCTGATGCAACGTTTCCGGGAAAGGCCAGCGAAACCGACGGCAGATCCGCCATGAAGGAGATGTAAAGGTAAAAGCCTGTTCCGAGCCGGCCGGGGCCGACCCGGCTATCTTCCTTCCTCCCAGGGTTTCCTTCGCACCGATTCAGCGGATGATGAAATGTAAGCGAGGCCGGAGCACCAGAGGAGCGGTCGGTTCCAGGTCAGAAGCGGGGTCGTAGTTCGTCGAACCCGTTTCTTTGTCAGCTCCAATCTCGTACCTTTCCGAGCGAGAACGTTCTGTTTCAGGTCGATAGTTCCCGTGACGCGATAGACCGCACCGGCGGACATTCCAAGTTCCATCTCTATTTAGAAGGAGGCATCGTGTCTCCATACGAGTCGCTGCACACTCAAACGGACTTCGAACTCCTGCCAGGGCTGCAAGGGGAACGCTCGGGCCGTCTTTCGGATCATTCCCGCGGTCTGGTCCGGATTCAGGGGAGTCGCTTTCCCATCTATCTGATGCCGGACCTGCCGATGTGGTTCGTCCCCAGTCCGGCCGCCGATGAATTGTTGAGGCGTCAGCCCGGCAACATGGGAACTGTATCCGGCCGCGGACAGGATTCGGCCGTATCGAAAGCCTTGGACATGGAAGCGCTGATGCGCTCTTTGGACTTTCCCGGGCACTCGTCTTATAAAGGCCGGGCGCATCTGGAGTTGGAGGGCCTTTCCGAGGTTTGGTTCCATCTCACCGACGCCTGCAACCTGCAATGCCGGCACTGTCTTTTTTCCTGCAAACCGGGACCGGCGACTTTCCTGCCCAGGGAGCGAATCGAAGCGCTGGTGGCTGAAGCCGTCAATATCGGATGTAAACTCGTTTGCTTTACCGGCGGGGAGCCTTTCGTATATCCTGATTTCCCTGATGTACTCGATAGTCTGACCCGAAGGCGAAACCTCCGAATTGCAGTGCTTACCAACGGCTTGCTCATCCCGAGGCGCCTCGAACGAATCAAGCGACTCGACAACGATCGCATCCATTTCCAGATCAGTCTGGACGGTCCCCGGGCAAGCCACGATTTTCTCCGCGGGAAAGGGGCTTTCCATCGGACCCTGTCGGCTGTTGAGAGTCTGGTGTCCCTGAAGGTTCCCTGTAGCGTGGCGATGGCGGTGAACGCCGAAAACGCGGCTCACATGCACACCGTGGTTCAGATCGTGCATGACCTGGGCGTCCCCACGGTTCATTTCCTCTGGCATTTCCAGCGGGGGGAAGGAGCGAAAATGGACCGGTTGGATTTGGAAAAGCTCATCGGGGAATTCCGCAAGGCCGCGAAAAAAGCTCGGGAACTTGGCGTGTCCATCGACAACTTGGAGGCATTGGGGGCGCAACTGTTTTCGTATCCCGGCACCCGATTCGATCTGGGAAACGCGGCTTGGGAATCCTTGGCCATAGGGCCTGACGGCAGCGTCTACCCGACTCCGGCCATGGTGGGCCGGAAATCCTTTCTTGCAGGCAACGCGTCCTCGGGTATTGAAACCGTCTGGCGCACGAGCAAGCTTCTGGATCGCATTCGTCGGGCGTCTCTGATGGACGTTCCGGAAATGGCTTCGGATCCTTGGCGCTTTGTTCTGGGTGGCGGCGACCTGGATCACTGCGCCGCCTCAGGGGACCATGACCAACAAAGCGGGATTCTCACCAAGGACCCCTACGCACCACTCTATCGTGAGATGGCCGTCATGTTGATCGAGGAGGAAGCGGAACATCTCCCTGTCCCGGACCATCCGGGCCTGATACTCCGCATGGGAGACATCACTACGGACTGCCCTTCGGACAAACAGGTCAATTTCACTCACTGCAACTGCCTGCTTTCTCTCGAGCAGGGAAGCGCCCGGCGACTCATTCGGACCTTTTATGCTGAACGAGCCCGGGACACGGACGAGACTATTCAAAATCCGGTTCGGTACGACGGACCGGAAATGGACTTCATACCCAGCGATTCCAGAAACCGATCCTACGGTTGTGGCAGCCCGGTAGCGGATGCCGGACTGCAGCGCGGAGATACCGTGGTGGATTTAGGCTGCGGCGCGGGGGCCGAGTGCTTTATGGCCGCCAAGGCCGTAGGTCCCGGCGGGCGGGTGTACGGCATTGACATGACCGATGCGATGCTGGATGTGGCGCGCCGTTCACACCAACACGTACGGGAGGCGTTAGGATACGATAACTCCCGGTTTCTCAAAGGGTATCTCGAACACGTTCCCCTCGATGACGAGCTTGCCGATGTCGTGGTTTCGAATTGCGTGGTCAATCTCAGTCACAACAAGCGCCGGGTATTCCGCGAAATCCTACGCATTCTAAAACCCGGTGGCAGGCTGGTGATTTCCGACGTGGTAACCGAAACGGATCCCCCTGCGCCCATACGTGCGAATCACCGGTTAATGGGCGAGTGCATCGGAGGCGCGTTTGTGCAGGAATATCTGCCGACCTTGCTGAGGGATATGGGTTTCATCAATATTGAAGTGATCAAACGTTTTCCGTATCGGATGGTCCAGGACCATCCGTTTTATTCATTGACGTTCAGCGCTTACAAGCCGACCAAACAAGAGGCAACGCCGGACGACGTGATGTACGCAGGCCCCTTTCGCGCCGTGGTCACGGACAACGGATCCGTACTCTACCGTGGCGGTCGTTTTCGTCTGAACCTGGGACCGGGGTCGAATCCGGATGCGCTGGCCCGGGCCGGGATGCACCTTCTGGATCCTGGCACCGGATATACGACCAACGTGGACGCTGAGGCG
Proteins encoded in this window:
- a CDS encoding pyridoxamine 5'-phosphate oxidase family protein, which produces MVDISKEIFETVNKPGRVGVLGTADKQGQPNVAYFGSLRLMEDGTVVLGLGKNRSLANLEGNPLAVLFCVAESPVGFKTPGCRLYLKVREIQKKGALYDNIKAAIAQHAGAQAAAMIVAAVAFDVTEVRPLMVWPG
- the nuoE gene encoding NADH-quinone oxidoreductase subunit NuoE, whose translation is MHESANKPTAEERSAAEEAALLEDVAALLATYDTRRGNLLPILQAIQHRHSYLSSGAMKKVAEHLSISYVEVFGVASFYNQFRFHPPGKHQIKVCLGTACHVRAGDIILENFERKLGIKEGETTADREFSIERVACVGCCALAPVALVNEYVHGKMQPSKVEGLILQIDIEKERKEREKRSSEPE
- a CDS encoding SLBB domain-containing protein, which encodes MATCGLAAGAAETKKAFEEALADRGIEARIVPVGCLGHCYAEPLVVVHTPEYPPLCYYNVSAGRARVLVKAFLEEGDPLQEFLYGAKEINDLFPTVDDFPRFSLEKKVVMEKCGQIDPNDIYQYIRTGGYAALAKALASDPEAVIGQVTEAGLRGRGGAGFPTGKKWQLARKSPEKERYVICNADEGDPGAYMDRTILESNPHQLIEGLIICAYAVGAQEAIIYIRAEYPLAVKVVRNAIRQAREAGLAGKDILGSKYDVEVSVFEGSGAFVCGEETALIQSIQGLRGMPQVRPPYPVEKGLWGKPTEVNNVKTLSTVPLIINRGSEWFKGIGTSSSTGTAVFSVVGDVVHPGLVEIPMGTTLRSLIFDVCGGIPDKKAFKAVQIGGPSGGCLPSHFLDTPVDFDSLTLAGAMMGSGGMVVMNEDSCMVDVARYFIDFTQKESCGKCTFCRIGTLHLLNILDRITKGEGIEEDLDTLNILSEEIKEGSLCGLGKTAPNPVLTSLRYFREEYEAHVREKRCPAKVCRALTAFYIDLDRCARGCDACVGCCPVEAIFTTPDRKKGVDQEKCVKCGECMVACPPEYDAVRKVSPPELAPIVERARERAPDGNR
- a CDS encoding (2Fe-2S)-binding protein, producing the protein MVKLVIDGREIEAQEGSNLLRTCLENDIYIPNLCWLGEMEKPSASCRLCFVEVEGIPQPTTSCSMKVWDGMKVRTDTEWVRRLQRSAFRLLLSAHRIECRTCPSNKKCDLQKIARFLKTPLKPKRLESLARKDQETEKHPFLEYVPDRCVLCGKCVFVCLSRHEVPMMAFANRGFSTMIRFSHDPVSGSPPCDQCLACVEICPVSAILVKETFMIAASPT
- a CDS encoding helix-turn-helix transcriptional regulator, yielding MTLVRDCPCSGQSMTLFTAPWILLTLYGEDGRHGYELAKIVKGHMEKMGVSLNTTGLYRHLRSLEKRGMLRSAWETPDKGQAKRRYFITEDGKYCLWTWIGTLRTQFDLMVRFFEEAQNLFPDATFPGKASETDGRSAMKEM
- a CDS encoding methyltransferase domain-containing protein, producing the protein MSPYESLHTQTDFELLPGLQGERSGRLSDHSRGLVRIQGSRFPIYLMPDLPMWFVPSPAADELLRRQPGNMGTVSGRGQDSAVSKALDMEALMRSLDFPGHSSYKGRAHLELEGLSEVWFHLTDACNLQCRHCLFSCKPGPATFLPRERIEALVAEAVNIGCKLVCFTGGEPFVYPDFPDVLDSLTRRRNLRIAVLTNGLLIPRRLERIKRLDNDRIHFQISLDGPRASHDFLRGKGAFHRTLSAVESLVSLKVPCSVAMAVNAENAAHMHTVVQIVHDLGVPTVHFLWHFQRGEGAKMDRLDLEKLIGEFRKAAKKARELGVSIDNLEALGAQLFSYPGTRFDLGNAAWESLAIGPDGSVYPTPAMVGRKSFLAGNASSGIETVWRTSKLLDRIRRASLMDVPEMASDPWRFVLGGGDLDHCAASGDHDQQSGILTKDPYAPLYREMAVMLIEEEAEHLPVPDHPGLILRMGDITTDCPSDKQVNFTHCNCLLSLEQGSARRLIRTFYAERARDTDETIQNPVRYDGPEMDFIPSDSRNRSYGCGSPVADAGLQRGDTVVDLGCGAGAECFMAAKAVGPGGRVYGIDMTDAMLDVARRSHQHVREALGYDNSRFLKGYLEHVPLDDELADVVVSNCVVNLSHNKRRVFREILRILKPGGRLVISDVVTETDPPAPIRANHRLMGECIGGAFVQEYLPTLLRDMGFINIEVIKRFPYRMVQDHPFYSLTFSAYKPTKQEATPDDVMYAGPFRAVVTDNGSVLYRGGRFRLNLGPGSNPDALARAGMHLLDPGTGYTTNVDAEASCACRIPPEVKKPGPIRGLPETGCLICGEPLVYETMPSERTCVQCGRSEPAASSCRNGHYVCDLCHLRDPIDIVRRVCTTSSETDMLRLMRDIRSHERFPMHGPEHHGLVPGVILATYRNLGGPVGEDEILTGIQRGILIPGGACAYMGSCGAATGVGIAFSIILEATPLTSTSRRKVQALVGEIIEVLAQREAARCCRRECYLSLVVAARRSEDLLPVNLVADEPFSCTQHALNNECIKAACPLYPKDQSKRHPEGSRILALVKS